Proteins encoded together in one Acidobacteriota bacterium window:
- a CDS encoding TolC family protein produces MISLLTSALRRHRWLAWAPLAVFAVLPAWAEVLQLHQQPDSTPQGVELRTDDEQLYMTLDEAVEIALRRNLALIAQRYDRAQTRELIRQELGIYDLTLAGTAVLNDETSPSASELDGADVREDSLQDYTFRISQLTVFGGTATLQLNGGRFESNDSFREINPEYSTDARFILNQPLLRNFGRLATERSLLVARTNSAISLEEFEQQVISTVQQVENAYWNLVQARKQLQVSQESLDLARELHERNRIRVDVGTLAPFELVQSEAGIARREGDIIRDRAAVGDAADELLRLLNVDGGTSWDLEVVPETDPAGTEVEDVDLAKAIDVALENRSELQRGQLIVDRLQLDSDYFQRQKLPRLDLEVRYNTSGIGTSYSSANDSTTAFDFTGWQAVVEFGIPLQNRTARAQSAVADLALEQGRVQLSQTEQEVITDVRSAVRQLEAAARQVDAARASSRAQEKSLEAERKRFENGMSTSFQVLQIQEDLSAAQSAEVQAVTNYRTRLADYYRAIGQLLATHDIEIDDVEE; encoded by the coding sequence ATGATTTCCCTGTTGACGAGCGCTCTGCGCCGCCATCGCTGGCTCGCCTGGGCCCCGCTGGCCGTCTTCGCCGTGCTCCCGGCGTGGGCGGAGGTTCTGCAGCTACACCAGCAGCCGGATTCCACGCCCCAGGGGGTCGAGCTGCGCACCGACGACGAGCAGCTCTACATGACCCTCGACGAGGCGGTGGAGATCGCCCTGCGCCGGAATCTCGCCCTCATCGCTCAGCGCTACGACCGGGCGCAGACCCGCGAGCTGATTCGCCAGGAGCTGGGCATCTACGATCTCACTCTGGCCGGCACGGCGGTCCTCAACGACGAGACCTCTCCCAGCGCTTCCGAGCTGGACGGTGCTGACGTTCGTGAGGACTCGCTCCAGGACTACACCTTTCGGATCAGCCAGCTGACCGTCTTCGGCGGTACCGCCACGCTGCAACTCAACGGTGGCCGATTCGAATCCAACGACTCCTTCCGGGAGATCAATCCGGAGTACAGCACCGACGCGCGGTTCATCCTCAACCAGCCGCTGCTGCGCAACTTCGGGCGGCTGGCTACGGAGCGCTCCCTGTTGGTGGCCCGCACCAACAGCGCCATCAGCCTGGAGGAATTCGAGCAGCAGGTCATCTCCACGGTGCAGCAGGTGGAGAACGCCTACTGGAACCTGGTGCAGGCGCGCAAGCAGCTGCAGGTGTCCCAGGAGAGCCTGGATCTCGCCCGCGAGCTCCACGAGCGCAACCGCATCCGCGTCGACGTCGGCACTCTGGCTCCCTTCGAGCTGGTGCAGAGCGAAGCCGGTATCGCCCGCCGGGAAGGTGACATCATTCGCGACCGGGCTGCCGTCGGCGACGCCGCCGACGAGCTGCTTCGGCTGCTCAACGTCGACGGCGGCACTTCTTGGGATCTGGAGGTGGTTCCGGAGACCGATCCCGCCGGTACCGAGGTGGAGGATGTCGACCTGGCGAAGGCCATCGACGTGGCGTTGGAGAATCGGTCCGAGCTGCAGCGCGGTCAGCTGATCGTCGATCGGCTGCAGCTCGACTCGGATTACTTCCAACGCCAGAAGCTGCCGCGCCTCGACCTCGAGGTGCGCTACAACACTTCCGGCATCGGCACCAGCTACAGTTCCGCCAACGACAGCACGACCGCCTTCGACTTCACCGGCTGGCAGGCGGTGGTCGAGTTCGGTATCCCGCTGCAAAACCGTACCGCCCGCGCCCAGAGCGCAGTGGCGGATCTGGCGTTGGAGCAGGGGCGAGTGCAGCTCTCCCAAACCGAGCAGGAAGTGATCACCGACGTGCGCAGCGCCGTGCGCCAGCTGGAGGCGGCGGCCCGTCAGGTGGACGCAGCCCGGGCCTCCAGCCGGGCCCAGGAGAAGAGCCTGGAAGCGGAGCGCAAGCGCTTCGAAAACGGCATGTCCACCAGCTTCCAGGTACTGCAGATTCAGGAAGACCTTTCCGCCGCCCAGAGTGCCGAGGTGCAGGCGGTGACCAACTATCGCACCCGCCTGGCAGACTACTACCGGGCCATTGGTCAGCTGCTCGCGACCCACGACATCGAGATCGACGACGTCGAAGAGTAG
- a CDS encoding ABC transporter ATP-binding protein, whose protein sequence is MTPEAAASSADRSAGDAGTVEATASPCLLRVRGLTVQFPSSQGPVTVVEDLSFDLEAGRFVGLVGESGSGKSLTALSIMGLVPDPGRIAAGEVLLEGEDLLRLPPRRLRRVRGARVGMVFQEPMTALNPVLTIGFQIEEAVRLHRRMSRSAAQREAERLLDLVAIPDARRRLKDYPHQLSGGQRQRAMIAMALAGQPDLLLADEPTTALDVTIQAQILELLQSLREELGLAVLLITHDLAVVAETCERVLVMYAGELVEEAPVDQLFQRPDHPYTRGLVAASPRLGQPAARGQLPTIPGQVPEAGHRPTGCPFHPRCPEVMEICRQEVPPLVPTGKGEHRNRRRARCFLHAPEAERNVQR, encoded by the coding sequence ATGACGCCGGAGGCCGCCGCCTCGTCCGCAGACCGCTCGGCCGGAGATGCGGGCACCGTCGAAGCCACGGCGTCCCCCTGCCTGCTCCGGGTACGGGGGTTGACCGTGCAATTCCCTTCCTCCCAAGGCCCGGTGACGGTGGTGGAGGATCTATCCTTCGACCTCGAGGCGGGGCGCTTCGTGGGACTGGTGGGAGAATCCGGTTCCGGCAAGAGCCTCACCGCCCTTTCCATCATGGGATTGGTTCCCGACCCCGGCCGCATCGCCGCCGGCGAGGTGCTCCTGGAAGGGGAGGACCTGCTGCGTCTGCCGCCGCGGCGTCTGCGGCGAGTTCGGGGTGCGCGGGTGGGGATGGTTTTCCAGGAGCCCATGACCGCTCTCAACCCGGTACTCACCATCGGTTTTCAGATCGAGGAAGCGGTACGCCTGCACCGCCGCATGTCTCGCTCCGCAGCGCAGCGGGAAGCGGAGCGCCTCCTCGATCTGGTGGCCATTCCCGACGCCCGCCGGCGCCTCAAGGACTACCCGCACCAACTCTCCGGCGGCCAGCGCCAGCGAGCGATGATCGCCATGGCGCTTGCCGGGCAGCCGGATCTCTTGCTGGCGGACGAGCCCACCACCGCCCTCGACGTGACCATCCAGGCGCAGATTCTCGAGCTGTTGCAGAGCCTGCGGGAGGAGCTGGGGCTGGCGGTCTTGCTGATCACCCACGACCTGGCGGTGGTGGCGGAGACCTGCGAGCGAGTGCTGGTGATGTATGCCGGAGAACTGGTGGAGGAGGCGCCGGTGGATCAACTCTTCCAGCGCCCGGACCATCCCTACACCCGCGGGCTGGTGGCGGCCTCCCCGCGCCTCGGCCAGCCCGCCGCCCGGGGTCAGCTGCCGACCATTCCGGGGCAGGTGCCGGAAGCGGGACACCGTCCCACCGGCTGTCCCTTCCATCCCCGCTGCCCGGAAGTGATGGAGATCTGCCGGCAGGAAGTGCCGCCGCTGGTACCCACTGGTAAGGGCGAGCATCGGAACCGGCGCCGGGCCCGCTGCTTCCTCCACGCCCCCGAAGCGGAAAGAAACGTGCAGCGATGA
- a CDS encoding leucyl aminopeptidase family protein, whose amino-acid sequence MVAIGIATKGRLVADLIAVGCFEDEAPPTERLPEELGQAALGIARRQGWKGRDGQTGEATVPLDRPGRGQAAGRDQVVSLWGLGKRSRWDRRRLEEWLDEALLYARTNGARRAAVVPPEHAETRGRDAAARMIRRALLSEYRYDRYLQVPDLSQPRLGKILLVAPVGETRLFRDQLDRGRAAAAAVTVARDLSNAPANEATPRQLAEEMESLALSHGFHCRVLGPKELKKRSMGGILAVGLGSRQPPCMVRLERDDGSEGGPSVALVGKGVTFDSGGLSIKPANDMTSMKYDKAGACSALGAALGAARLELPLKLRVYLPLAENMPGGGAYRPSDIVRCANGKTVEIVNTDAEGRLLLADAMAWAVEEGAESLVELSTLTGGAVTALGDVGAPLFSGDDGLAEELLAAAGQAGERLWRMPLWPEFVDSMKGEHGDLRNSAGCSASPCTAAGFLAHFVGELKRWAHLDIAGTAQAGGNGEATGFGVPTVLGWLEELAR is encoded by the coding sequence GTGGTCGCCATCGGTATCGCCACCAAAGGCCGGCTCGTCGCCGACCTCATCGCCGTCGGCTGCTTCGAGGACGAAGCGCCGCCCACAGAGCGTCTGCCGGAAGAGCTGGGGCAGGCTGCCCTGGGGATCGCGCGGCGCCAGGGATGGAAGGGGCGGGACGGCCAGACCGGCGAGGCCACGGTTCCGCTGGATCGTCCCGGCCGCGGGCAAGCCGCCGGCCGCGATCAGGTGGTGAGCCTTTGGGGGCTGGGGAAACGCTCCCGATGGGATCGCCGGAGGCTCGAAGAGTGGCTCGATGAGGCCTTGCTCTATGCCCGCACCAACGGTGCTCGGCGGGCTGCAGTGGTGCCGCCGGAGCACGCCGAGACCCGCGGCCGGGACGCCGCGGCGCGGATGATTCGTCGGGCTCTGCTGTCCGAATACCGCTACGATCGCTATCTGCAAGTGCCGGACCTCAGCCAGCCGCGGCTGGGCAAGATCCTGCTGGTGGCTCCGGTGGGGGAGACCCGGCTGTTCCGGGACCAGCTGGATCGAGGCCGGGCCGCCGCCGCGGCGGTCACCGTCGCCCGGGATCTGTCCAACGCTCCGGCCAACGAGGCGACGCCGCGGCAGCTCGCCGAAGAGATGGAGAGCCTCGCCCTGAGCCACGGCTTCCACTGCCGGGTGCTAGGGCCCAAGGAGTTGAAGAAGCGTTCCATGGGCGGCATCCTGGCGGTGGGGCTGGGCTCCCGGCAGCCACCCTGCATGGTGCGCCTCGAACGCGACGACGGGTCCGAGGGAGGACCGTCGGTGGCCCTGGTGGGCAAGGGGGTGACCTTCGATTCCGGCGGCCTTTCCATCAAGCCCGCCAACGACATGACTTCGATGAAATACGACAAGGCCGGTGCCTGCTCAGCGCTGGGAGCGGCGCTGGGGGCGGCCCGGCTGGAGCTGCCGCTGAAGCTGCGGGTCTATCTGCCCCTGGCGGAGAATATGCCCGGCGGTGGTGCCTATCGTCCCAGCGATATCGTCCGCTGTGCCAACGGTAAGACGGTGGAGATCGTCAACACCGACGCCGAGGGCCGCCTGCTGCTGGCGGACGCCATGGCGTGGGCGGTGGAGGAGGGGGCGGAGAGCCTGGTGGAGCTGTCCACCCTCACCGGTGGAGCGGTGACCGCCCTGGGGGATGTGGGAGCACCCTTGTTCAGCGGCGACGACGGTCTGGCGGAGGAGCTCCTGGCCGCCGCCGGGCAGGCCGGTGAACGCCTCTGGCGCATGCCCCTTTGGCCCGAGTTCGTCGACTCCATGAAGGGCGAGCACGGCGATCTGCGCAACTCCGCCGGCTGCTCCGCCTCCCCGTGCACCGCCGCCGGATTTCTCGCCCACTTCGTCGGTGAGCTGAAGCGTTGGGCCCACCTGGACATCGCCGGCACCGCCCAGGCCGGCGGCAACGGAGAGGCCACCGGTTTCGGCGTGCCCACGGTGCTCGGATGGCTCGAAGAGCTGGCCCGATGA
- a CDS encoding oligopeptide/dipeptide ABC transporter ATP-binding protein encodes MSVLVETRGLSKHFPIRRGILQRHRGEVRALDGVDLEIRRGECFALVGESGSGKTTLGRCLVRLIEPTAGSISFDGEDLLALSGESLRRHRRRFQMIFQDPYGSLNPRMRVQRILAEPLAVHGIVERSRRAERIGELLDTVGLPQQAMERFPHEFSGGQRQRIGIARALATEPDFLIADEPVSALDVSVRAQIVNLLYHLQQRLGLTLLFIGHDLALVEQIADRVAVLYLGRVVEEAECSELFRRPLHPYTVSLLSAVPVADPNSRRRRIVLRGDPPSPASPPGGCPFHPRCPIARPHCAQDDPPLVDTGDGRRVACHYAGELTVGDPVAAP; translated from the coding sequence ATGAGCGTGCTGGTAGAAACCCGCGGCCTGAGCAAGCACTTCCCCATTCGCCGCGGCATCCTGCAGCGCCACCGCGGCGAGGTTCGTGCCCTGGACGGTGTCGACCTCGAGATTCGCCGCGGTGAGTGCTTCGCCCTGGTGGGGGAGTCCGGTTCCGGCAAGACCACTCTGGGCCGCTGCCTGGTTCGCCTCATCGAGCCCACCGCCGGCTCCATCTCCTTCGATGGCGAGGACTTGCTGGCTCTTTCCGGAGAATCCCTGCGGCGCCACCGGCGACGATTCCAGATGATCTTCCAGGATCCCTATGGTTCCCTCAATCCCCGCATGCGGGTGCAGCGCATCCTGGCGGAGCCGCTGGCGGTGCACGGCATCGTCGAACGCTCCCGGAGAGCGGAGCGCATCGGCGAGCTACTCGATACGGTAGGCCTGCCGCAACAGGCGATGGAGCGCTTTCCCCACGAATTCTCCGGCGGCCAGCGCCAGCGCATCGGTATCGCCCGAGCCCTTGCTACGGAGCCGGACTTTCTCATCGCCGACGAACCGGTTTCCGCTCTCGACGTTTCCGTGCGGGCGCAGATCGTCAACCTGCTGTACCATTTGCAGCAGCGGCTGGGGCTGACCCTGCTCTTCATCGGTCACGACCTGGCTCTGGTGGAGCAGATCGCGGACCGGGTTGCGGTCCTCTATCTCGGTCGGGTGGTGGAGGAAGCGGAGTGCTCCGAGCTCTTCCGGCGTCCTCTTCATCCCTATACCGTGAGCCTGTTGTCTGCGGTGCCGGTGGCGGACCCGAACAGCCGGCGCCGCCGCATCGTGCTGCGGGGAGATCCGCCGAGCCCGGCCTCGCCGCCGGGAGGTTGTCCGTTCCATCCCCGCTGCCCCATTGCACGGCCGCATTGCGCGCAGGACGACCCGCCCCTGGTAGACACCGGTGACGGCCGGCGGGTAGCCTGTCATTATGCAGGTGAGCTGACCGTCGGCGATCCGGTGGCGGCGCCTTGA